In the genome of Arachis stenosperma cultivar V10309 chromosome 6, arast.V10309.gnm1.PFL2, whole genome shotgun sequence, the window ttaactgatttttctaataaaataaaaaaattaagaattgaTTTGTTCAACGAAAACTTTTAAGGAGACTAATTTCTGAAAATTTTAAGGAGGCTAATTTGGaatattgttaaaaaaaaatagaatatatttaaataagttTGCATCGGGAAAAAAGATTATTATGTTAAAGTTTTTTAAGTTTACAAAAGTTAAGACATATTTAAGTATTTACtccaaaaaaaatatgaaatgaTAAAGGAGAAAAGGGTGGAGAAGTATCGGCGGCGGAAGGAGGGCAAAAAGGGTAAAGGACGATAAAAACTAAGACTGACCTCACCTACCCTCTACCCCACGCCTCCTTTCAGTCGTGAGTCATCCCACTCTTCCTTTAAAACCCTCCCTTTCCAACATTTTTCTCTGCCAATTCAAAACCCGCCTTCTCCCAATTCTCAATCTTCCTCTCAGCCATGTCTTCCTTTAAGAGCAAGTACCAAGGTACTCAATGTCTATTTAGTCTCTTTTTCATATATTCCTTTCATTTCTTTCGTCTGCTTTTCCTATCTGCAATTTTATGGTCGCCTTGTGCTTTAACAATCATGCTGCGCTCTTAGCCTAGTAATCTCCACCATAATTTTCCTTCTTTTTATCCTGCATGCTTCTTTTATTTGTTACCAGTTCAAATATGGAATTTTACTTTGCATATATAGATCTCGATCACGATCTGCGCTGTCTAGGCTTGTCTAGACTTGTTCATAACTCTGGCCTCAGATTGCAAAATTAACCTTTATTTAGTGTGAGACTGTGAGTGTGTATTGAGCTCTTTTGGCACCTTAGTTGGGCTAGCTATGTAAATATCAAAGAGGATCAACTTTCTGTATTTAAAATATGATTTAGATCTTGTTTGGTTCCGGTGATTTCTGTCAATGATTTGGATCTGGGTTTTGACTCTTGGCTATTGAATGTTGGCTGTTGCCTGTTGAGTGATTATGTCGTACAAACTGGTTGACAAATGAATTGGATATGTTGGCTACATGATTTAGTAATTCCACTCAATAACTTCGGTTCATGTTATTTGTTTTATCCTCCTGttttcttgtttatttgtttcaagATGAATTCAGATTATAGTGTTGtccttttataattttatggtTTGATCTAATAAAATTGCGTAAATTGCAGATGAGCTTATTGCCAACGCTGCTTACATCGGCACCCCAGGAAAGGGCATCCTTGCCGCCGATGAATCAACCGGTACGATTGGCAAGCGTTTAGCCAGCATTAATGTCGAGAACGTTGAAACCAACAGGCGCGCTCTTCGCGAACTCCTATTCACCACACCCGGTGCTTTGGAGTGCCTCAGTGGTGTGATCTTGTTCGAGGAAACTCTATACCAAAGCACAGCTGCAGGTACTGATCAATGCTTAATGTTTATCAGAATTGAAAGATTCATTGGATTATTTCTATCTACATGTTAGAAGAAACAGCATCTTGCATACACATGTTTTGTTAATTCATATATTAGCTCTTTACATATTCAACTTTTTGTAAATCCTGAACTTGTTTAATTTATGGTAGGAAAACCTTTCGTCGAGGTGCTAAAGGATGGTGGAGTTCTTCCCGGTATTAAGGTTGATAAGGGCACAGTAGAGCTCCCTGGTACAAATGGCGAAACCACCACTCAGGGTTTGGATGGCCTTGGTCAGCGATGTGCAAAGTACTATGAAGCTGGTGCCCGTTTTGCTAAATGGCGTGCTGTGCTCAAGATTGGCCCCAATGAACCATCTGAGCTGGCTATCCATGAAAACGCGTATGGTTTGGCTCGCTATGCTGCAATTTGCCAGGAGAATGGCTTGGTTCCTATTGTGGAGCCTGAGATCCTTGTTGATGGATCTCATGACATCAACAAGTGTGCTGCGGTGACAGAACGCGTTCTTGCCGCATGCTACAAGGCTCTAAATGATCATCATGTCCTGCTCGAGGGAACTTTGTTGAAGCCCAACATGGTGACCCCTGGATCGGATTCTCCAAAGGTTGCACCAGAGGTGACTGCCGAATATACTGTTAGAGCTTTGCAGAGAACTGTTCCCGCCGCAGTCCCTGCTATTGTCTTCTTGTCCGGAGGGCAGAGCGAGGAGGAGGCAACCCTCAACCTCAATGCCATGAACAAGCTCAAGGGGAAG includes:
- the LOC130935050 gene encoding fructose-bisphosphate aldolase 6, cytosolic, whose amino-acid sequence is MSSFKSKYQDELIANAAYIGTPGKGILAADESTGTIGKRLASINVENVETNRRALRELLFTTPGALECLSGVILFEETLYQSTAAGKPFVEVLKDGGVLPGIKVDKGTVELPGTNGETTTQGLDGLGQRCAKYYEAGARFAKWRAVLKIGPNEPSELAIHENAYGLARYAAICQENGLVPIVEPEILVDGSHDINKCAAVTERVLAACYKALNDHHVLLEGTLLKPNMVTPGSDSPKVAPEVTAEYTVRALQRTVPAAVPAIVFLSGGQSEEEATLNLNAMNKLKGKKPWSLSFSFGRALQQSTLKAWAGKDENIKKAQGALFTRCKANSQATLGTYKGDATLGDGASESLHVKDYKY